The following proteins come from a genomic window of Brevibacillus antibioticus:
- a CDS encoding acyl-CoA synthetase, which translates to MLEAQRVRRNALGDILRRSRGRNPDKPALYFEEEVLTYTQLDQLANKTAHSLLSKGLQKGERVAVLSRNSMDFAILNFGLAKTGVIMVPINFMLNKEDVAYIFGHAEVSACFVAPEFMQLAQDGLQLAGISPKLLSLMSKPAIQAGEWLPFRALIEAADDHEPEVEIVDEDVVQILYTSGTESKPKGVMLTHKSIISEYVSTIIEGGMTQDDVAVHALPLFHSAQLHCFLGPYVYLGGSGIILEQATPALMLETIEAYKATQLFCPPTVWIALLRSRDFATRNLSSLQKCYYGAAIMPVEVLKELGQRLPNAQFYNFYGQTEVAPLATVLQPKDQMRKAGSAGKPALNVETKIVDDDGNEVPRGRVGEIVHRTSHAMLGYFRDEEKTQAAFQGGWFHSGDLGIMDDEGYITVVDRKKDMIKSGGENVASREVEELIYQHPKVSEVAVIGVPHPYWIEAVTAVVVPKAGELLTADEMLAFCKDRLSSFKAPKYVVIADNLPRNPSGKILKRELRLRYETLTI; encoded by the coding sequence ATGCTCGAAGCGCAAAGGGTGCGTAGAAATGCACTTGGTGATATTTTGCGAAGAAGTCGTGGACGAAATCCTGATAAGCCTGCCCTATACTTTGAGGAAGAAGTATTGACTTACACGCAGCTTGATCAGCTTGCAAACAAGACGGCTCATTCACTTCTTTCAAAAGGCTTGCAAAAAGGGGAGCGGGTAGCAGTGCTATCACGTAACTCGATGGATTTTGCGATTCTAAACTTTGGGCTAGCGAAAACAGGAGTCATCATGGTGCCAATCAACTTCATGTTGAATAAGGAAGATGTCGCCTATATTTTCGGTCATGCGGAAGTGAGTGCGTGCTTCGTAGCTCCGGAATTCATGCAGCTCGCCCAAGACGGACTCCAATTAGCTGGAATTTCCCCCAAGCTGCTTTCCCTCATGTCCAAACCAGCAATACAAGCAGGAGAATGGTTGCCTTTTCGCGCGCTGATTGAAGCGGCAGACGACCATGAGCCTGAAGTAGAGATCGTGGACGAAGATGTTGTGCAGATTTTGTATACCAGCGGAACGGAATCAAAGCCAAAAGGCGTTATGCTTACTCATAAAAGCATCATCTCCGAATATGTCAGCACGATTATCGAAGGCGGGATGACGCAGGATGATGTGGCTGTTCACGCACTTCCCTTGTTCCATAGTGCGCAGCTTCATTGCTTTTTGGGTCCGTACGTGTATCTAGGTGGAAGCGGAATTATTTTGGAACAAGCAACCCCTGCGTTGATGCTGGAGACGATAGAGGCGTATAAGGCAACTCAGTTGTTTTGCCCGCCAACCGTGTGGATTGCTTTACTGCGTTCTCGCGATTTTGCTACGCGTAATTTGAGTTCTTTGCAAAAATGCTACTATGGTGCAGCAATCATGCCAGTAGAAGTGTTAAAAGAGCTCGGTCAACGTCTCCCAAACGCACAGTTTTACAATTTTTACGGACAGACGGAAGTGGCGCCATTAGCTACTGTTTTACAACCGAAGGATCAGATGAGAAAAGCAGGCTCTGCAGGCAAGCCAGCGTTAAATGTGGAGACGAAAATCGTCGATGATGATGGGAATGAAGTCCCTCGTGGTCGTGTTGGTGAAATTGTACACAGGACCAGCCATGCGATGCTGGGGTACTTCCGAGATGAGGAAAAGACACAGGCTGCCTTCCAAGGAGGGTGGTTCCACAGCGGGGATTTGGGCATCATGGATGACGAGGGCTATATCACGGTCGTTGATCGGAAAAAAGATATGATTAAATCGGGGGGAGAGAACGTCGCGAGCAGGGAGGTTGAGGAGCTTATTTATCAACATCCGAAAGTGTCTGAGGTCGCAGTGATCGGAGTTCCCCATCCGTACTGGATCGAAGCAGTGACGGCTGTTGTTGTGCCAAAAGCAGGTGAGTTACTGACTGCTGACGAGATGCTTGCTTTTTGCAAAGACCGCCTTTCCTCCTTCAAAGCACCCAAATATGTAGTGATTGCTGACAATCTTCCTCGAAACCCCAGCGGAAAAATCTTGAAAAGAGAGTTGCGCCTCCGATACGAAACACTGACGATTTAG
- a CDS encoding aldehyde dehydrogenase family protein yields the protein MKKTCFIGGEWVQATAHAPLLSPCTGQEIAQISQADSSLVEKAIAAAHEATAVMRRLPAYQRAFLLEKISILMNERLEEAARIIAIEAGKPIKTARGEVIRTIQTFKFAAEEAKRLHGETVPLDAAIGGEGRLAYTVREPLGVIGAITPFHFPMNLVAHKVGPALAAGNTVVLKPASQTPLSALFLAELAEQAGVPAGALNVITGSGASVGDKIVSDPRVRAVTFTGSPSVGLDIRNRAGMKRVTLELGSNSAVIVDRDVQLNEVIPRCVFGAFAYSGQVCISVQRIYVAKEIYQDFIQHFVKQTRELRGGDSLSEDADYSAMINPRETERALEWIHEALQQGARLACGGQVVDRMLQPTVLTDVPADAKVSCQEVFGPVVLINPVESVRHGITLVNDSRYGLQAGVYTNNLSLALEAAEELRVGGVMVNDIPTFRVDHMPYGGVKESGLGREGVKYAIEEMTELKLVAIKR from the coding sequence ATGAAAAAAACGTGCTTTATCGGGGGAGAGTGGGTTCAAGCCACTGCTCATGCACCGCTACTCTCTCCTTGTACAGGTCAAGAGATTGCACAAATTTCGCAAGCAGACTCATCATTGGTTGAAAAAGCAATTGCTGCAGCCCACGAAGCAACAGCCGTCATGCGGCGTCTTCCTGCCTATCAACGAGCCTTCCTGCTTGAAAAAATCTCCATTTTGATGAATGAACGTTTAGAGGAAGCGGCGCGAATCATCGCAATAGAAGCGGGGAAACCAATCAAAACAGCTCGTGGTGAAGTAATTCGAACCATTCAGACGTTTAAGTTTGCGGCAGAGGAAGCCAAACGCCTCCACGGAGAAACCGTACCACTCGATGCAGCTATCGGGGGAGAGGGACGCTTGGCTTATACTGTGCGTGAACCACTGGGAGTCATCGGGGCCATTACACCGTTTCATTTTCCGATGAATCTGGTCGCCCATAAGGTCGGACCTGCTCTCGCTGCTGGCAATACTGTTGTTCTCAAGCCTGCATCGCAGACGCCGCTTAGCGCATTGTTTCTGGCAGAGCTAGCAGAGCAAGCAGGTGTGCCTGCTGGAGCCCTAAATGTGATCACGGGCAGTGGAGCGAGTGTTGGGGATAAAATCGTGTCTGATCCGAGAGTCAGGGCCGTGACCTTTACAGGGAGTCCGAGTGTTGGGCTGGATATCCGCAATCGAGCGGGCATGAAAAGAGTCACGCTGGAGCTGGGCTCGAATTCGGCTGTGATCGTTGATCGTGATGTGCAACTGAATGAAGTGATACCCCGATGCGTTTTTGGCGCCTTCGCCTACTCTGGGCAGGTATGTATCTCTGTGCAAAGAATTTATGTAGCTAAAGAGATCTATCAAGATTTCATCCAACATTTTGTTAAACAAACACGAGAACTTCGTGGTGGTGATTCGCTTTCTGAGGATGCGGACTATTCCGCGATGATCAATCCACGGGAAACAGAACGTGCGTTGGAGTGGATTCATGAGGCGCTCCAGCAGGGGGCGCGTTTGGCGTGTGGGGGGCAGGTCGTTGATCGGATGCTCCAGCCTACGGTGTTGACGGATGTTCCGGCAGATGCAAAAGTATCTTGTCAGGAAGTATTCGGCCCTGTCGTTCTGATAAATCCAGTGGAGTCTGTCCGGCATGGGATTACATTGGTCAACGATTCCCGCTATGGATTACAGGCTGGTGTCTATACCAACAATCTGTCTTTGGCTCTGGAAGCGGCAGAAGAGCTGCGCGTGGGCGGTGTGATGGTGAATGATATTCCGACTTTTCGCGTGGACCATATGCCCTACGGTGGCGTAAAGGAGAGCGGACTTGGTCGGGAAGGGGTCAAATACGCGATCGAAGAAATGACGGAATTGAAACTCGTTGCTATCAAGCGATAA
- a CDS encoding peptidase, whose amino-acid sequence MANWQVLIREQLEKDREAAVQLLQQWVKSPSVQGEEQSIQQSIAELLGQMGLDVDVWVMEGEELVSHPYFVSPRTTFEGSPNVVGVWKGQGDGRSIILNGHVDVVPAGDLAQWGDDPFSGKVEDGKLYGRGATDMKGGNLSSLLAIQVLQKLGVQLKGDVIFQSVVEEESGGAGTLATIIRGYKADAALIPEPTNMKIFPKQQGSMWFRLTVKGRSAHGGTRYEGVSAIEKSMLVVQAIGQLEKERNDRLDDPLYAKLPIPIPINLGVIEGGKWPSSVADLVKLEGRMGVAPGEQMDDAKAEMAAALKKLAEIDPWFAEQPVELEWFGARWVPGAVELDHPLMDILHAQFEAVTGDRAIVEASPWGTDGGLLTALANTPAIVVGPGVTQVAHYPNEYIVLDEVFRCAEIFALTLLEWCGVAESVKE is encoded by the coding sequence ATGGCAAACTGGCAGGTGCTTATACGGGAGCAATTGGAAAAAGATCGCGAGGCCGCTGTTCAACTGCTGCAGCAATGGGTAAAAAGCCCGAGTGTACAAGGAGAAGAGCAATCCATCCAGCAAAGCATTGCAGAGCTTTTAGGGCAGATGGGGCTGGACGTTGACGTATGGGTCATGGAAGGCGAAGAGCTGGTGTCACATCCGTATTTTGTTTCCCCGCGTACGACATTTGAAGGCAGCCCGAATGTCGTCGGTGTGTGGAAGGGACAAGGAGATGGTCGTTCCATCATTCTAAACGGACACGTGGATGTAGTGCCCGCAGGGGATCTGGCACAGTGGGGCGATGATCCGTTTAGCGGGAAGGTTGAAGACGGCAAGCTTTACGGGCGCGGAGCAACCGACATGAAGGGAGGAAACTTATCTTCGTTGTTGGCGATCCAGGTTCTACAGAAGTTAGGTGTGCAACTGAAAGGCGACGTCATTTTTCAGAGCGTTGTAGAAGAAGAAAGTGGCGGTGCAGGTACATTGGCGACGATCATTCGCGGTTACAAGGCGGATGCTGCCCTGATTCCAGAGCCGACCAATATGAAAATTTTCCCGAAGCAGCAGGGCTCCATGTGGTTCAGATTGACCGTCAAAGGGCGTTCTGCTCACGGAGGGACCCGCTACGAGGGAGTCAGCGCCATCGAAAAGAGTATGCTCGTCGTTCAAGCCATTGGCCAATTGGAAAAAGAGCGTAACGATCGACTCGACGATCCGCTCTATGCCAAGCTGCCCATTCCGATCCCGATTAATCTGGGGGTGATTGAAGGTGGCAAGTGGCCTTCGTCTGTAGCTGACCTCGTCAAGCTGGAAGGAAGGATGGGGGTTGCCCCGGGAGAACAGATGGACGATGCCAAAGCGGAAATGGCGGCAGCACTCAAAAAGCTGGCAGAGATCGACCCGTGGTTTGCAGAACAGCCTGTCGAGCTGGAGTGGTTCGGCGCTCGGTGGGTTCCGGGAGCGGTGGAGCTCGATCATCCGTTGATGGATATTCTGCACGCGCAGTTTGAAGCTGTGACAGGAGATCGTGCCATTGTGGAAGCATCGCCTTGGGGAACAGATGGGGGTTTGTTGACTGCTTTGGCGAATACGCCAGCGATTGTTGTCGGACCTGGAGTCACACAGGTTGCCCACTACCCGAATGAATACATCGTCTTGGATGAGGTATTCCGTTGCGCTGAGATCTTTGCGCTTACGTTATTGGAATGGTGCGGAGTGGCTGAAAGCGTGAAAGAGTAA
- a CDS encoding 3-oxoacid CoA-transferase subunit B codes for MGMGEVKETESYRERIARRAALEVEDGMIINLGIGIPTLVADFIPADKRVMFHAENGILGTGPSPAKGEENAMLCNAGGFPVTLATGASFFDSATAFAIIRRGLLDMTILGVLEVSQNGDIANWIVPGKRVPGMGGAMELAQKAKKVMVVTTHLDKNGRSKIVRECSLPLTATKAADLIITDMAVMEVMPDGLYLREVMYPYSVADVIGATEAELKMDGEVGVFR; via the coding sequence ATGGGCATGGGAGAAGTAAAAGAAACAGAGAGCTATCGTGAACGTATTGCCCGCCGCGCAGCATTGGAAGTAGAAGACGGCATGATCATTAACTTGGGAATCGGCATTCCAACATTGGTTGCTGATTTTATCCCAGCTGACAAACGGGTCATGTTTCATGCGGAGAACGGCATTCTCGGTACGGGACCAAGCCCTGCGAAAGGTGAGGAGAACGCCATGCTTTGCAATGCGGGCGGTTTTCCTGTCACGCTCGCCACAGGGGCATCCTTTTTCGACAGTGCGACTGCTTTTGCCATCATCCGCCGTGGACTTTTGGACATGACGATTTTAGGAGTCCTGGAAGTAAGCCAAAATGGTGACATTGCCAACTGGATCGTTCCAGGCAAACGTGTCCCTGGCATGGGAGGAGCCATGGAGCTGGCACAAAAGGCCAAAAAGGTCATGGTTGTGACCACGCATCTGGATAAAAACGGACGCTCGAAAATCGTCCGGGAATGCTCACTGCCGTTAACCGCAACAAAAGCTGCGGATTTGATCATTACGGACATGGCAGTCATGGAGGTCATGCCAGATGGGCTGTATCTGCGAGAAGTCATGTATCCATACAGTGTCGCTGACGTGATTGGAGCAACGGAAGCCGAGCTCAAGATGGACGGAGAGGTTGGCGTTTTCCGCTAA
- a CDS encoding 3-oxoacid CoA-transferase subunit A, which translates to MTNRFEKVVSLSEALTHFRDGMTLLAGGFGGVGNPPTLIQGILDKGVRDLTLISNDTAFPHIGIGKLVTEKRVKKVIASHIGSNPNAGAQMTAGELEVEFCPQGILAERVRAGGVGLGGILSDVGIGTIAEKGKQKVVLDGKEYLLETPLTAEVAIVHAKKADRFGNLVFDTSARNFNPLVAMAGDITIVEADEIVEVGMIDPEEIVTPGVFVNFIVQSEGVNWQWAWEK; encoded by the coding sequence ATGACAAACCGATTTGAAAAGGTCGTCTCCCTGTCCGAAGCGCTCACCCATTTTCGCGATGGGATGACGCTGTTGGCAGGGGGATTCGGTGGGGTAGGCAATCCACCTACATTGATTCAGGGAATTTTGGATAAGGGCGTGCGTGATCTGACGCTGATCAGTAATGATACTGCTTTCCCGCATATCGGAATAGGCAAGCTGGTGACTGAAAAGCGCGTTAAAAAAGTGATCGCTTCCCATATTGGCTCAAATCCGAACGCAGGGGCCCAAATGACGGCTGGAGAGCTGGAAGTAGAGTTCTGCCCGCAGGGGATACTTGCAGAGCGTGTACGGGCAGGTGGAGTCGGTCTGGGAGGCATTCTATCGGATGTCGGCATCGGGACGATCGCGGAAAAAGGGAAGCAGAAGGTCGTTCTGGATGGAAAGGAATACTTGCTGGAGACACCGCTCACTGCCGAAGTAGCTATCGTACATGCGAAAAAAGCGGATCGCTTTGGCAATTTGGTGTTTGATACAAGTGCACGCAATTTCAATCCGTTAGTAGCGATGGCGGGCGACATTACCATCGTGGAAGCGGATGAGATAGTAGAGGTAGGCATGATCGACCCGGAAGAAATCGTCACCCCGGGCGTTTTCGTGAACTTTATCGTCCAAAGTGAAGGGGTGAACTGGCAATGGGCATGGGAGAAGTAA
- a CDS encoding aspartate aminotransferase family protein — translation MTKSYVIKPELGKEYPVISHGKGIYLYDKEGNRYIDGSSGAVTASIGHGVEEVAEAMYAQAKEVSFVYRSHFSSDAVEKLATKLAEWAPGSLNWTFFVSSGSEATETAQKIAIQYWQEKGRPTKNRIISRWMSYHGITMGALSMSGHVLRRKRFTSLLADYPAITGPYPYRKPEDMSLESYALACANELETAILRVGPEQVAAFIAEPVIGASGGAVVPPDGYFQRIREICDKYEVLFIADEVMTGVGRTGKAFGIDHWGVVPDLMTLGKGMSAGYTPMAATIVSDEIIETITKGSGSIMAGHTYSANPQSAAVSLAVLDYVEKHQLVEKAAEQGAYLLAQLKELADELPLIGEARGLGMLCALEFVKNKQTKEPFALSGGVGGKVIQKAFEKGLLIYPAMGGIEGVAGDAVIISPPLTITTEQIDELISLLKEAVIAVQQELQDKALIG, via the coding sequence ATGACGAAAAGCTATGTAATCAAGCCTGAATTGGGTAAAGAGTATCCGGTTATTTCTCACGGAAAAGGCATCTATCTTTACGATAAAGAGGGGAATCGTTACATCGACGGTTCCAGTGGAGCGGTGACGGCAAGCATTGGTCACGGTGTAGAAGAAGTGGCTGAGGCGATGTATGCGCAAGCCAAGGAAGTTTCCTTTGTGTACCGCTCGCATTTCAGCAGCGATGCTGTGGAGAAGCTGGCTACAAAGCTGGCAGAGTGGGCACCAGGCTCCCTGAACTGGACGTTTTTTGTCAGTAGCGGTTCGGAAGCAACAGAAACGGCACAAAAAATCGCGATTCAGTACTGGCAGGAGAAAGGAAGACCAACGAAAAACCGGATTATCTCCCGCTGGATGAGCTATCACGGGATTACAATGGGTGCACTTTCGATGTCTGGACACGTCTTGCGCAGAAAGCGTTTCACCTCATTATTGGCTGACTATCCGGCGATCACAGGACCATATCCGTATCGCAAACCGGAAGACATGTCCCTCGAATCGTATGCGCTTGCGTGTGCAAACGAGCTGGAGACCGCAATTTTGCGTGTAGGACCTGAGCAGGTAGCGGCATTCATCGCAGAGCCTGTCATCGGGGCTTCTGGGGGAGCGGTCGTGCCGCCAGACGGTTACTTCCAACGCATCCGCGAGATTTGTGATAAGTATGAGGTTTTGTTTATCGCAGACGAAGTAATGACAGGAGTAGGGCGCACTGGGAAAGCGTTTGGAATCGACCATTGGGGAGTCGTACCTGACTTGATGACATTGGGCAAAGGCATGAGTGCCGGTTACACGCCTATGGCTGCTACGATTGTCTCGGACGAAATCATTGAGACGATTACAAAAGGCAGCGGCTCGATTATGGCAGGACATACGTATAGTGCAAACCCACAATCTGCTGCTGTTTCTCTGGCTGTCCTCGATTATGTAGAGAAGCATCAGCTCGTCGAAAAAGCGGCAGAACAAGGTGCCTACTTGCTTGCCCAACTAAAGGAACTGGCTGACGAGCTCCCGTTGATCGGAGAGGCACGAGGACTTGGCATGCTGTGCGCGTTGGAATTTGTGAAAAACAAGCAGACAAAAGAGCCGTTTGCGCTTTCGGGGGGAGTAGGTGGGAAGGTCATTCAAAAAGCATTTGAAAAAGGCCTGCTTATTTATCCGGCAATGGGCGGGATCGAAGGAGTGGCAGGAGACGCTGTCATCATCTCACCTCCACTGACCATTACTACGGAGCAAATCGATGAGCTGATATCTCTGCTGAAAGAAGCGGTGATAGCTGTTCAGCAGGAGCTCCAGGATAAAGCACTGATCGGATAG
- a CDS encoding PucR family transcriptional regulator — translation MTITIREALQLPDMVHTRLIAGAGGLDNPIRWVTIVEVLEDTSRLQEGEFLITTGFGLAEHTEKLASFIPSLAKQRLSGVAIHTGFYLREIPETFLTLADHYQLPLIEIPTEINFSTITKAILQPIMNRQFETLAYSSAIHNRMIDAALSKGGLPAIAGELAALTGGVVSLVDALGFEVTQHGSSEALPLDQSQEIAHRVPIRANREHFGTLTLTKPEHAWKELDDVALQHASTLCALEYVKERAVAATEWRLKGDFVEELLNGQQMTHTELESRCRMLGYPLTGHHLCVAVRVEVADQTMLGDLHQSVITLMRRLSDRHQRSYLLRERPHCLLFILQDDQTSLRLLEQLTSRWRGLHPELALQIALSNPCEQLPNVVSASEEAMFALQAYPLLAQSPQILRYRDMQGYQFLFPYHREKESLLRLWNPLLEPLIRYDTKYNQQLLETLEVYLAQNGNGLQTSQALYIHRHTLKYRLTQIEEKTGYRLEDAHQRWQLQLALMARRLQQQLYPTNR, via the coding sequence ATGACCATCACGATAAGAGAAGCACTACAACTGCCGGACATGGTTCACACCAGGCTAATCGCAGGAGCAGGCGGACTGGACAATCCGATTCGTTGGGTGACCATTGTAGAGGTACTGGAGGATACGAGTCGCTTGCAGGAAGGCGAATTTTTGATTACAACTGGCTTTGGGCTGGCTGAACATACAGAAAAACTCGCTTCTTTTATCCCCTCATTGGCGAAGCAAAGGCTGAGTGGCGTTGCGATTCATACGGGCTTTTATTTGCGGGAAATTCCCGAGACGTTTTTGACCTTGGCGGATCACTATCAACTTCCATTGATTGAAATTCCCACGGAGATCAACTTTTCAACCATAACCAAAGCCATTTTGCAGCCGATCATGAATCGGCAATTTGAAACGCTGGCCTATTCCTCAGCGATTCATAACCGAATGATTGATGCTGCCCTGTCCAAGGGAGGCCTTCCCGCCATTGCTGGCGAGCTTGCAGCACTTACCGGAGGCGTCGTGTCGCTCGTCGATGCATTAGGCTTTGAAGTCACACAGCATGGCAGTTCGGAAGCACTTCCGCTTGATCAGTCTCAGGAAATCGCGCATCGTGTACCGATTCGCGCCAATCGCGAGCATTTTGGCACGTTGACCTTAACGAAGCCCGAGCACGCCTGGAAAGAGCTCGATGACGTCGCTCTACAGCATGCCTCTACCTTATGTGCACTCGAATATGTAAAGGAAAGGGCGGTAGCCGCAACGGAATGGCGGTTAAAAGGGGATTTTGTGGAGGAGTTGCTGAATGGGCAGCAGATGACCCATACGGAGCTGGAGAGCCGTTGTCGCATGCTGGGGTACCCGCTTACTGGTCATCATCTCTGTGTCGCTGTTCGTGTAGAGGTAGCCGATCAGACGATGCTTGGAGACTTGCATCAAAGTGTCATAACGTTGATGCGGAGGCTTAGCGACCGTCATCAGCGCTCTTATTTGCTGCGCGAGCGGCCACATTGCCTCTTGTTTATTTTGCAGGATGATCAGACGAGCCTACGCCTATTGGAACAGCTTACTTCTCGCTGGAGAGGGCTGCACCCTGAACTTGCCCTACAGATCGCCTTGAGCAATCCCTGCGAGCAATTACCAAACGTCGTCAGTGCCTCCGAAGAAGCGATGTTTGCTCTACAAGCGTACCCGCTATTGGCCCAATCCCCGCAAATTTTGCGATACCGGGATATGCAGGGCTATCAGTTTTTGTTTCCGTACCATCGTGAAAAAGAAAGCTTGCTCCGTCTGTGGAACCCATTGCTGGAACCATTAATTCGCTATGATACGAAATACAATCAACAGCTTCTCGAAACCCTTGAAGTGTATTTGGCCCAGAATGGAAACGGTCTACAGACCTCGCAAGCCTTGTATATCCATCGACATACGCTCAAGTATCGGTTGACCCAAATTGAAGAAAAAACAGGCTACCGCCTGGAGGATGCTCATCAACGCTGGCAGCTTCAATTGGCCTTGATGGCCCGTCGTCTGCAACAGCAGTTGTATCCTACAAACAGGTAG
- the ablB gene encoding putative beta-lysine N-acetyltransferase, whose protein sequence is MKSVINVVGAQDAGDLIIDRQNRRVKLQVYESSQIEQWDRVMKELAEESEATKVIVYGKKQDIPQWRSLGYELEGTIDGFFHGENAQMLTCYLTKERASSGAEKLAEEILTLSLSKAGSTIEKSLPEGYNLREATEADTKELACLYGLVFATYPTPMNDPSYIRKTMQEGTIYYVVEFEGKIACAASAEVSERFGSAEMTDCATHPDHAGKGLLQPLFIALEQRMEEMGIYFLYTLTRAQSAGMNVTAAKMGYVYRGRLINNCTIFSGYEDMNIWVKPLRPTRE, encoded by the coding sequence ATGAAGAGCGTGATAAATGTTGTAGGCGCACAGGACGCAGGCGACCTGATCATTGATCGACAAAATCGCCGCGTAAAGCTGCAAGTGTATGAATCATCACAAATCGAGCAGTGGGATCGGGTCATGAAGGAACTGGCCGAAGAGTCAGAGGCAACAAAAGTCATTGTGTACGGGAAGAAACAAGATATTCCGCAATGGCGATCGCTCGGTTACGAGCTGGAGGGAACCATCGATGGTTTTTTTCATGGGGAAAATGCACAGATGCTCACCTGCTATTTGACAAAAGAGCGGGCTTCCTCTGGTGCAGAAAAACTTGCCGAGGAAATTCTTACATTGAGCCTGTCAAAAGCGGGGAGTACGATAGAGAAATCATTACCAGAGGGATACAACCTGCGTGAAGCAACGGAGGCAGACACGAAGGAATTGGCGTGTTTGTATGGACTGGTATTCGCGACGTATCCTACACCGATGAACGATCCGTCCTACATTCGCAAAACCATGCAAGAAGGTACCATCTACTATGTCGTTGAATTTGAAGGCAAGATTGCATGTGCTGCGTCAGCTGAAGTATCCGAACGATTTGGTTCAGCAGAAATGACGGATTGCGCGACCCATCCAGACCATGCAGGGAAAGGCCTCCTCCAACCACTGTTTATCGCGCTGGAACAAAGGATGGAGGAGATGGGGATTTACTTTTTGTACACCTTGACCCGGGCACAATCAGCAGGAATGAATGTGACGGCTGCCAAGATGGGCTACGTATACCGCGGACGTCTGATTAACAATTGTACGATCTTTTCAGGCTATGAAGACATGAATATATGGGTAAAGCCACTTCGCCCGACGAGGGAATAA
- a CDS encoding YjcZ family sporulation protein, which translates to MRVDASCARRRVFFVSCHNNFALILVLFVLLVIVLVVIG; encoded by the coding sequence ATGAGAGTAGATGCTTCATGTGCGAGAAGGAGGGTGTTTTTTGTGAGTTGCCATAACAATTTTGCCCTGATCCTTGTCCTCTTTGTCCTTTTGGTCATCGTACTCGTCGTAATCGGATAG
- a CDS encoding glycerophosphodiester phosphodiesterase produces the protein MPPLIYAHRGASGLFPENTMESYQGAVRRKANGIELDVQLSSDNKLVVIHDHSLERTTNGTGLVRQYTLRELRQLRADKDSSMRVPKAHIPTLQEVFQAFVDTPLRFIIEMKNFFVDQPHLEELVIEQIRRYQLTKRTIISTFNFDSLLRIKQLDATQKTGLLYVGPLAKPWEIASSYRADQLHVPYDQLTEDLVKQAKQHHFEVLSWTVNTSRQIQRAIDCGVDGLITNYPKRARNLIRNL, from the coding sequence GTGCCCCCACTAATCTATGCCCATCGTGGCGCTTCCGGCCTGTTTCCGGAAAATACGATGGAATCGTATCAAGGAGCTGTCCGACGAAAAGCCAATGGGATCGAATTGGACGTTCAGCTCAGCAGTGACAATAAGCTGGTCGTCATTCATGACCATAGCTTGGAGCGCACGACCAATGGTACCGGTTTGGTGCGCCAATACACATTGCGTGAACTGCGTCAGCTACGAGCGGATAAAGACTCATCTATGCGAGTACCAAAAGCCCACATCCCAACCCTGCAGGAGGTATTTCAGGCGTTTGTAGACACACCGCTACGCTTCATCATCGAGATGAAAAATTTCTTCGTGGATCAACCTCACTTAGAGGAGCTCGTCATCGAACAAATCAGACGTTATCAGCTAACAAAGCGAACCATCATTTCAACGTTTAACTTCGACAGCCTTTTACGGATCAAGCAATTGGATGCCACGCAAAAGACGGGACTTTTATATGTTGGACCACTCGCCAAGCCTTGGGAAATAGCCAGTAGCTATCGAGCTGATCAATTGCACGTCCCCTATGATCAATTGACGGAAGACTTAGTCAAGCAAGCAAAGCAGCATCATTTTGAAGTTTTGAGCTGGACAGTAAATACGAGTCGGCAAATACAGCGAGCCATTGACTGTGGGGTAGATGGTCTGATCACCAATTACCCGAAGCGTGCGAGAAATCTGATTCGCAATCTATAA